From a region of the Solanum stenotomum isolate F172 chromosome 2, ASM1918654v1, whole genome shotgun sequence genome:
- the LOC125856824 gene encoding probable steroid-binding protein 3 codes for MATVWATTTEIIFEYTGLSTTAFFTIVVMMLVTYKVVCSMFLSADDFVPVKKQSLNLGDMTEEELRAYNGSDSEKPLLMAIRGQIYDVSTSKMFYGPGSSYAMFAGRDASRALALLSFKAEDINGNLEGLEDAELQILLDWECKFMEKYDRVGQLVPKKILT; via the exons ATGGCGACGGTATGGGCTACGACGACAGAGATCATCTTCGAGTACACAGGGTTATCGACGACGGCGTTCTTCACCATTGTAGTAATGATGCTGGTGACTTACAAAGTGGTTTGTTCCATGTTCCTCTCTGCTGATGACTTTGTCCCTGTCAAAAAACAGTCTCTCAATCTCGGCGACATGACGGAAGAGGAACTTAGGGCTTATAATGGTTCTGACTCAGAAAAACCTTTGTTGATGGCTATTAGAGGACAGATCTACGACGTCTCTACCTCCAA GATGTTCTATGGTCCTGGTAGTTCATATGCAATGTTTGCTGGACGAGATGCAAGCCGAGCCTTGGCTCTGTTATCATTCAAAGCTGAAGATATTAATGGAAACCTTGAAggccttgaggatgctgaactTCAAATTCTGCTAGACTGGGAATGCAAATTTATGGAGAAGTACGACCGAGTGGGGCAGCTTGTTCCAAAGAAAATACTAACCTAG